From the Methanooceanicella nereidis genome, one window contains:
- a CDS encoding ATP-binding protein, whose translation MLYGDKRYLLGRRDGGSDGLLFLGRYLALDGSSGSPVFLDVLKPHAILICGKRGYGKSYTMGTIIEEFARLPAGIRNNFSVIVVDTMGIFTCMGSPNLAEKKYLESEGLSPEGLNIKIFAPGIHTGRYDDVDALTFKIPSSSLSPYDYCELLGVDPLSPHGAVLAGAICSRNKFSIEDLIAEINSSDATDDVRSSLNGLLTMISAWDIFSADADYSQIMEPGSVNIIDLSGYGHEPGIKSCIVASLSRALYDIRVEARRKENTGYRRTPLVWMFIDEAHMFMDTGAGNVLINEWLRQGRQPGLSLVLATQRPSALGRDVLSQADMIICHRLTLRDDIEALEKARPSYVKEPVNEALSRLGAIRGAAVIVDDTTESYHVVKVRPRVSLHGGGEPIVRNVD comes from the coding sequence ATGCTGTACGGCGATAAAAGGTATCTTCTAGGACGAAGGGACGGAGGATCTGACGGACTGTTGTTCCTTGGAAGGTATCTGGCACTTGATGGCTCGTCAGGGTCTCCTGTATTTTTGGATGTTTTAAAGCCGCATGCCATTCTCATTTGCGGAAAAAGGGGTTATGGCAAGTCATATACCATGGGGACGATTATAGAGGAGTTCGCACGCCTTCCCGCAGGGATAAGAAATAACTTTTCTGTGATCGTGGTCGACACTATGGGAATTTTTACATGTATGGGTTCCCCGAACCTGGCAGAGAAAAAATACCTTGAGAGCGAAGGCTTATCCCCCGAAGGATTAAATATCAAGATCTTCGCCCCCGGTATACATACCGGACGATATGATGACGTCGATGCGCTTACTTTTAAGATACCATCATCTTCATTATCGCCATATGATTATTGTGAGCTACTGGGTGTCGACCCGCTTAGCCCGCATGGGGCTGTACTTGCAGGTGCCATATGTTCCAGAAATAAATTTTCGATAGAGGACCTGATCGCAGAGATAAATTCTTCCGATGCGACCGATGATGTCCGATCTTCTTTGAACGGGCTGCTGACGATGATCTCAGCGTGGGACATCTTTTCCGCAGATGCCGATTATTCTCAGATAATGGAACCGGGGTCGGTGAACATTATCGATCTTAGCGGATACGGGCACGAGCCGGGGATAAAGTCCTGCATAGTGGCATCATTGTCCAGGGCGCTGTATGACATCAGGGTGGAAGCGAGGAGAAAAGAAAACACGGGATATCGAAGGACTCCACTCGTGTGGATGTTCATCGACGAAGCCCATATGTTCATGGATACCGGTGCGGGCAATGTGCTGATAAACGAGTGGCTCAGGCAGGGAAGGCAGCCGGGTCTATCATTGGTGCTCGCGACGCAGAGGCCTTCCGCTTTAGGAAGGGATGTCCTGTCACAGGCGGATATGATCATTTGCCACCGCCTGACGTTAAGGGATGACATCGAAGCGCTGGAAAAAGCAAGGCCATCATATGTAAAAGAGCCTGTGAACGAAGCATTATCAAGGCTTGGGGCAATAAGGGGCGCAGCAGTGATCGTGGACGATACCACCGAGTCGTATCATGTAGTAAAGGTCCGTCCGAGAGTCAGCCTGCATGGAGGGGGAGAGCCAATTGTTCGCAACGTGGATTGA
- a CDS encoding phosphoribosyltransferase yields the protein MFFIDRRDAGKKLAEKLSVYRGEKIFVMAIPRGGVPIGYEISRRLQVPLDLIVPRKLPIPWSPEAGFGAVAPDGTVVLNEELLAGLGLTDREISDIAEEVLGEVRRRLRTYRGDRPFPDLSGKTVIVVDDGLASGYTMIAAVRALKKQDPKKVIVAVPVSPASAVKKLSQEADEVITLHTQPFGPFAVASFYESFPDLTDEEVMDLINESLSMARS from the coding sequence ATGTTCTTCATTGACCGGCGCGATGCAGGAAAAAAGCTGGCTGAAAAGCTATCGGTATACAGGGGCGAGAAAATTTTCGTAATGGCGATACCCAGGGGCGGAGTTCCCATAGGTTATGAGATATCCAGAAGACTGCAGGTCCCTCTCGATCTTATCGTGCCAAGAAAATTACCGATACCATGGAGCCCCGAGGCAGGATTCGGGGCAGTGGCACCTGACGGCACTGTCGTTTTAAATGAAGAGCTTTTAGCCGGCCTGGGACTGACCGATAGGGAGATCTCGGATATCGCCGAAGAGGTTCTTGGGGAGGTTCGAAGAAGGCTAAGGACTTACCGTGGGGACAGGCCTTTTCCGGACCTCTCCGGAAAGACTGTCATAGTCGTGGATGACGGCCTGGCGTCAGGATATACGATGATAGCGGCGGTAAGGGCTCTAAAGAAACAGGACCCGAAAAAAGTGATCGTAGCGGTGCCTGTAAGCCCGGCTTCCGCTGTAAAAAAATTGTCGCAGGAAGCAGATGAAGTCATCACTCTACATACTCAGCCATTCGGCCCGTTCGCCGTGGCCAGTTTTTATGAAAGCTTCCCGGACCTTACTGATGAGGAAGTGATGGACCTGATAAATGAAAGCCTCTCTATGGCACGATCCTGA
- a CDS encoding type 1 glutamine amidotransferase domain-containing protein: protein MDELKGVKICFIADDGFEDTELMYPLLRLKYECGADVTIAGVNKGETIKGKMGLVVNTDMTFKELKPEKFDALVIPGGQSPDHIRIYPELIKFVQNFDKTGKPVASICHGIQVLITAKVLEGRKATGWKSLVVDIENAGAKYVDKALVMDGQYIFSRQPSDLGYFCDAIISSLVKAPKRETEKRKIAIKR from the coding sequence ATGGATGAACTTAAAGGTGTAAAGATATGTTTCATAGCAGATGACGGGTTTGAGGATACCGAATTAATGTACCCGCTTTTAAGGCTAAAGTACGAATGCGGTGCTGACGTGACGATCGCCGGAGTGAATAAAGGCGAGACCATCAAAGGAAAAATGGGGCTCGTAGTAAATACAGATATGACCTTTAAAGAGCTAAAGCCGGAAAAATTTGACGCGCTAGTGATCCCCGGCGGTCAAAGCCCTGACCACATTCGAATCTATCCCGAATTGATCAAGTTCGTACAAAATTTTGATAAGACAGGAAAGCCTGTAGCGTCCATCTGTCACGGCATACAGGTATTGATAACGGCGAAGGTACTTGAAGGAAGGAAAGCTACGGGCTGGAAATCCCTTGTAGTGGACATTGAGAACGCCGGGGCAAAATATGTCGATAAGGCTCTTGTCATGGATGGCCAGTACATATTTTCCAGACAGCCATCAGACCTGGGATATTTCTGCGATGCTATTATCAGCTCGCTGGTGAAAGCGCCGAAACGTGAAACCGAGAAAAGAAAGATCGCGATAAAGAGATGA
- a CDS encoding type II/IV secretion system ATPase subunit: protein MLHISPAVTYERIARTYERLLGIDRQNKRCESYCPVRFNAGYRGMDATIDCSLCKNRSTFDDNNCRRGMIKSLSGRGGVDRLLLKRNLVREYSGDSLDTILSIVSFKDDLDLHLSTMSKYGCGKCDASRHHNIMDILETSCDDPIKFQGLIRSLIRDIDPIQGSGHCSHCVERYNAFIRELIKISGIVGRDRSFPREKPVPYVMPRFSNTKILMEPPAESVFIRSYDVEGDNLAHPLHVSIYELPGSLEKLYFVVPWEYAMDENDLALIVGARDRLLKHRPDTIDFLDSSNVRPFFTRHAKTSLAKEAMARNIKMDVSRLESLTAVLVKYTSGLGILEDILNDPHIQDAYVNAPVGLNPLHVVVDGEECASNVFLSESDVESMISRLRAISGRPFSEANPVLDMDLGDFHTRVSVIGSPLTRGLAYAFRRHKKTPWTLPQLISLKMLSPYTAGLLSFLVDGQSSMLVTGSRGAGKTSLLSSLMLEIPQCYRILVIEDTPELPVEDMQRHGWKAQSINTRAAVSGSEAEFQASDALRAALRLGESALILGEVRGLEAKSLYEAMRVGASGNSVMGTIHGASCRDVYERVVHDIGVPPASFKSTDVVVICSTVRPGGSMSRERRVLQVAEVIKGQSNDDPESVFNDLMTYDPSSDELMSSDRIDTGRSESIQKIAKKWGISLEEAGKEILYRGRMKSHIAEAGSMLPQVMEAHNYSRCLNMFRVSCDRNRDADGNIDHFKAEEEWKKWFSRTFFNGA, encoded by the coding sequence ATGTTACATATCAGCCCTGCAGTGACGTACGAGCGGATAGCAAGGACATATGAGCGGCTTTTGGGAATTGATAGACAAAATAAGCGCTGTGAATCATATTGTCCGGTACGGTTTAACGCAGGGTATCGGGGTATGGATGCCACGATAGATTGTTCATTATGTAAAAACAGGTCCACCTTTGACGACAATAATTGCAGGAGGGGAATGATCAAGAGCCTTTCAGGAAGAGGCGGTGTTGACAGGCTGCTATTGAAAAGGAACCTTGTGAGGGAGTATAGCGGAGATTCCCTTGACACTATTCTAAGTATCGTCTCGTTCAAAGACGATCTTGATCTTCATTTATCCACCATGTCAAAATACGGGTGCGGCAAATGCGATGCCTCCAGACATCATAACATTATGGATATCCTCGAAACGTCATGCGACGACCCGATAAAATTTCAGGGACTTATAAGATCCCTGATAAGAGATATTGATCCCATCCAGGGATCCGGGCATTGCAGCCATTGTGTTGAAAGATACAACGCGTTCATAAGAGAATTGATCAAGATATCCGGTATTGTGGGCCGGGATCGTTCATTCCCCCGCGAGAAACCCGTACCGTATGTCATGCCGCGTTTCTCGAACACGAAAATACTTATGGAGCCTCCGGCCGAATCCGTCTTTATCAGATCATACGACGTCGAAGGCGATAACCTTGCGCATCCGCTTCATGTGTCGATCTATGAGCTCCCGGGAAGCCTGGAGAAGCTATATTTCGTTGTACCATGGGAATATGCCATGGATGAAAACGACCTGGCCCTCATAGTCGGTGCCAGGGACCGCCTTCTGAAACATCGCCCTGACACTATCGACTTTTTGGACAGCTCTAATGTCAGGCCTTTTTTTACCAGGCATGCGAAGACATCTCTGGCTAAAGAGGCAATGGCCAGGAATATCAAAATGGATGTCTCGAGGCTTGAAAGCCTTACTGCTGTGCTGGTCAAGTATACGAGCGGCCTGGGGATACTGGAAGACATCCTTAACGACCCCCATATACAGGATGCATATGTCAACGCTCCGGTCGGATTGAACCCGCTTCACGTAGTCGTTGATGGCGAAGAGTGCGCAAGTAACGTTTTTTTATCCGAGAGCGACGTTGAGTCTATGATATCCAGGCTGAGGGCCATATCGGGCAGGCCGTTCTCGGAAGCTAATCCCGTGCTCGATATGGACCTCGGGGATTTTCATACGAGAGTGTCGGTCATAGGCAGCCCGCTGACCAGGGGCCTTGCGTATGCGTTCAGGCGGCATAAGAAGACGCCCTGGACGCTTCCCCAGCTAATAAGCCTGAAAATGCTATCACCCTATACCGCAGGGCTTTTATCATTCCTTGTGGACGGGCAGTCCTCCATGCTTGTAACAGGGTCAAGAGGCGCCGGAAAGACTTCGCTGTTAAGCTCGCTCATGCTGGAAATACCCCAGTGTTATCGCATACTGGTCATAGAGGATACGCCGGAGCTCCCGGTAGAGGACATGCAAAGGCACGGGTGGAAGGCTCAAAGCATTAATACGAGGGCTGCGGTATCGGGCTCGGAAGCTGAGTTTCAGGCCTCCGATGCCCTGAGAGCTGCTTTGAGGCTGGGTGAGTCGGCACTGATACTGGGCGAAGTACGAGGGCTGGAAGCAAAGTCGCTTTATGAGGCAATGAGGGTGGGGGCCTCGGGAAACTCTGTCATGGGCACCATACATGGAGCTTCATGCAGGGACGTTTATGAGAGAGTCGTGCATGATATAGGCGTCCCGCCCGCATCTTTTAAGTCCACTGACGTTGTGGTGATCTGTTCCACGGTAAGGCCGGGGGGAAGCATGTCGCGAGAAAGAAGGGTCTTGCAGGTCGCGGAAGTCATCAAAGGCCAGTCAAATGATGATCCCGAAAGCGTTTTCAATGATCTGATGACGTACGATCCGTCTTCGGATGAGCTGATGTCAAGCGACAGGATCGATACGGGACGCTCGGAGTCTATACAGAAGATCGCAAAAAAATGGGGAATAAGCCTCGAAGAGGCGGGTAAAGAGATCCTTTACAGAGGAAGGATGAAGAGCCATATAGCGGAAGCCGGTTCCATGCTTCCGCAGGTCATGGAAGCTCATAACTATTCCAGATGTTTGAACATGTTCAGGGTGTCCTGCGACAGGAATAGAGACGCGGACGGAAATATCGATCACTTTAAAGCTGAAGAAGAATGGAAAAAGTGGTTCTCCCGAACATTTTTTAACGGGGCGTGA